Proteins encoded by one window of Streptomyces sp. ALI-76-A:
- a CDS encoding molecular chaperone TorD family protein: protein MPSDAVLYQAAALCLTYPDGAFRARLPLLREAAPQLREFTDHAAVTPAPELAAHYVRVFDADDRHSLHLSRWRDDGDPRRGISLVRLEEVYREHGLEFAGAERPDFLPAVLELTARTGDTDLLTGHRDGLERLRSRLSGLGTPYAAVLDAVCAALPAEGTGTARP, encoded by the coding sequence ATGCCCTCGGACGCGGTGCTGTACCAGGCGGCGGCGCTGTGCCTGACGTACCCGGACGGCGCCTTCCGGGCCCGGCTGCCGCTGCTGCGCGAAGCGGCACCGCAACTGCGGGAGTTCACCGACCACGCGGCGGTGACGCCCGCACCGGAACTGGCCGCGCACTACGTGCGGGTCTTCGACGCCGACGACCGGCACAGCCTTCATCTGAGCCGGTGGCGGGACGACGGGGACCCCCGGCGTGGCATCTCGCTGGTCCGCCTCGAAGAGGTCTACCGGGAACACGGGCTGGAGTTCGCGGGCGCGGAACGGCCCGACTTCCTGCCCGCGGTCCTGGAGTTGACGGCCCGCACCGGCGACACGGATCTGCTCACCGGGCACCGGGACGGCCTGGAGCGGCTGCGGTCCCGGCTGAGCGGCCTCGGTACGCCGTACGCCGCGGTCCTGGACGCCGTGTGCGCCGCGCTGCCGGCCGAGGGCACCGGGACGGCGCGCCCGTGA
- a CDS encoding helix-turn-helix transcriptional regulator, producing MSERRPAPTVGQVVLGRRLQELREAAGLRREEAAQVLRVAPATVRRMETADVALKIPYVQVLLETYGVSEDESASFVALAEEANQPGWWQRFHDVLPDWFSLYVSLEGAARIIRSYEPHFVPGLLQTEDYARAVLEAGTIGQAGGETIERHVSLRMARQQLLERQDPPHLWVIMDETVLRRPVSIRGEVMRDQLDKLLRFAERDRVTLQVAEFAKGPHPGTYAPFSLFRFAEPQLPDMVFTEYLTGALYLDSRKEVATHLEVLDHMSAGAASAERTRELLRERRADF from the coding sequence GTGAGTGAGCGGCGTCCCGCGCCCACGGTGGGTCAGGTGGTGCTCGGCAGACGCCTGCAGGAACTGCGGGAGGCGGCCGGCCTCAGACGGGAGGAGGCCGCGCAGGTACTGCGGGTGGCCCCCGCGACGGTACGGCGGATGGAGACGGCCGACGTCGCGCTGAAGATCCCCTATGTGCAGGTGCTGCTGGAGACGTACGGCGTGTCCGAGGACGAGTCGGCTTCGTTCGTCGCGCTGGCCGAGGAGGCGAACCAGCCGGGCTGGTGGCAGCGCTTCCACGACGTGCTGCCGGACTGGTTCAGCCTGTACGTGAGCCTGGAGGGCGCCGCCCGGATCATCCGTTCGTACGAGCCGCACTTCGTGCCCGGTCTGCTCCAGACCGAGGACTACGCGCGTGCCGTGCTGGAGGCCGGGACGATCGGGCAGGCGGGTGGGGAGACGATCGAGCGGCACGTGTCGCTGCGGATGGCCCGGCAGCAGCTGCTGGAACGGCAGGATCCGCCCCACCTGTGGGTGATCATGGACGAGACGGTGCTGCGGCGGCCGGTGAGCATCCGCGGCGAGGTCATGCGCGACCAGCTGGACAAGCTCCTCCGGTTCGCCGAGCGCGACCGGGTCACGCTACAGGTCGCGGAGTTCGCGAAGGGCCCGCATCCGGGCACGTACGCGCCCTTCTCGCTGTTCCGTTTCGCCGAGCCGCAGCTGCCCGACATGGTGTTCACCGAGTACCTCACCGGCGCGCTGTACCTCGACTCCCGCAAGGAGGTCGCCACCCATCTGGAGGTCCTGGACCACATGTCCGCGGGGGCGGCCTCGGCGGAGCGCACGAGGGAACTGCTGCGGGAGCGCCGCGCGGACTTCTGA
- a CDS encoding helix-turn-helix transcriptional regulator, producing MTTVASGDTAPFGAPQGQGIGPLLRAWRERRRVSQLELALRADSSARHISFVETGRSRPSEELLLRLAEHLDVPVRERNALLLAAGYAPRYPETPLDDPALDALREGMERLIQGYEPYPALVVDALYNVVVANRGILMLLDGVSPSLLTRPLNAMRLTLHPEGLAPRIRNLREWRGHLLDQMGRQIALHRSPELRALYEEVAAYPVPEEGAEEEPGGEPVPYFALPMRIEHEGRTLSFISSIATFNTPMDVTVAELAIETLLPADPATVKYLHSLLP from the coding sequence ATGACCACTGTCGCGTCCGGTGACACCGCGCCGTTCGGCGCCCCCCAGGGCCAGGGCATCGGCCCGCTGCTACGCGCCTGGCGGGAGCGACGGCGGGTGAGCCAGCTGGAGTTGGCGCTACGGGCGGACTCCTCGGCCCGGCACATCAGCTTCGTCGAGACGGGCCGCTCCCGGCCGAGCGAGGAACTGCTGCTCAGGCTGGCCGAGCACCTGGACGTACCCGTGCGTGAGCGCAACGCGCTGCTGCTGGCGGCCGGTTACGCGCCCCGCTACCCGGAGACCCCGCTGGACGACCCGGCGCTGGACGCCCTGCGCGAGGGCATGGAGCGCCTGATCCAGGGCTACGAGCCCTACCCGGCGCTGGTGGTCGACGCGCTCTACAACGTCGTCGTGGCCAACCGGGGCATCCTGATGCTGCTGGACGGCGTCTCGCCGTCCCTGCTCACGCGGCCGCTGAACGCGATGCGGCTGACCCTGCACCCGGAGGGCCTGGCCCCGCGGATCCGCAATCTGCGTGAGTGGCGCGGGCATCTGCTCGACCAGATGGGCCGGCAGATCGCCCTGCACCGCTCGCCGGAGCTGCGGGCGCTGTACGAGGAGGTCGCGGCGTACCCGGTGCCGGAGGAGGGGGCCGAGGAGGAGCCGGGCGGCGAGCCGGTCCCGTACTTCGCGCTGCCGATGCGGATCGAGCACGAGGGGCGGACGCTGTCCTTCATCTCCTCCATCGCTACCTTCAACACCCCGATGGACGTGACCGTCGCCGAGCTGGCCATCGAGACGCTGCTCCCGGCCGACCCGGCGACGGTCAAGTACCTTCACTCGCTGCTGCCCTGA
- a CDS encoding 4a-hydroxytetrahydrobiopterin dehydratase — MPVEPLSQKEIEDRLAELPGWSLDGDRLTRTYRLGTHFAATAMVVHIARVQEELDHHSDLTLGYNTVSVSVHTHSVGGAVTELDFELARKVEDLAPGHGAR, encoded by the coding sequence ATGCCCGTCGAACCCCTGTCCCAGAAGGAGATCGAGGACCGGCTGGCGGAGCTGCCGGGCTGGTCGCTCGACGGCGACCGGCTCACCCGCACCTACCGGCTCGGCACGCACTTCGCCGCCACCGCGATGGTCGTCCACATCGCCCGGGTGCAGGAGGAGCTCGACCACCACTCCGACCTCACCCTCGGCTACAACACGGTGTCCGTGAGTGTCCACACGCACAGCGTCGGCGGTGCCGTCACCGAGCTGGACTTCGAGCTCGCGCGGAAGGTGGAGGACCTCGCCCCCGGCCACGGAGCCCGGTGA